Proteins from one Candidatus Poseidoniia archaeon genomic window:
- a CDS encoding cytochrome c biogenesis protein CcdA, translating to MAQKTNWDVLVERVSRNRVLVTAGIVTLLITGTLGLALLGGSEKAPEFTVTTTGYVDGKEETSREISLSDYRGKVIILDLMAEWCGPCGELATDTLKPLYDEEYKDNNNVVIISVSVAGDEIDILKDIQVDEGYNWIHATDGSYNDEGKWVAGVDDVLIKYSAQMIPKVLVIDQQGRVTFSHLGLLEKNDLKLEVDKALAGQGDLVKIKESSVFLMAIGAGVLAFFSPCSFPLLPGYVSFYLTNKKTGSGSLTEQTARDALPAGLAAAAGIMSVFLLLAILVVPFAHLLADFVPFLELVVGVSVFALGLSMLLDYSLEPVLQPMRKISGSITAKVARITQGYPTAVAERGIGKVTGSDFSFAQSQDSELIGQYWYGVGYGSASAGCTAPVFIALILASMKYTFLGALLVFGLYSFSAAALMVVVTLLVASSEDTIVNRLRASTHQIHKVGGSVMVIVGLYLIWYYVKTNLL from the coding sequence ATGGCGCAGAAGACTAACTGGGATGTGCTCGTAGAACGCGTTAGCCGGAACCGCGTGCTAGTAACTGCGGGAATAGTCACGCTATTGATTACAGGTACTCTCGGTCTGGCCCTACTGGGAGGTAGTGAGAAAGCTCCAGAATTCACTGTTACAACAACAGGATATGTTGATGGAAAAGAGGAAACCTCAAGGGAAATATCGCTCTCTGACTACCGTGGAAAGGTCATTATTCTGGACTTAATGGCTGAGTGGTGCGGGCCTTGCGGAGAATTGGCGACCGATACTCTGAAACCGCTTTACGATGAGGAGTACAAAGATAACAACAATGTAGTGATTATTTCCGTCAGCGTGGCAGGTGACGAGATTGACATCCTGAAGGATATTCAGGTGGATGAAGGATACAACTGGATTCATGCTACTGATGGGAGCTATAACGATGAAGGAAAATGGGTTGCAGGAGTCGATGATGTTCTCATCAAGTACAGTGCCCAGATGATTCCCAAGGTGCTGGTTATCGACCAGCAGGGAAGAGTTACTTTTTCACATCTGGGTTTGCTGGAGAAGAATGATTTGAAATTGGAAGTCGACAAGGCCCTGGCTGGTCAAGGTGACCTAGTAAAGATTAAGGAGAGTTCCGTCTTTCTAATGGCCATCGGAGCCGGTGTTCTAGCGTTCTTTTCCCCATGTTCATTTCCTTTACTTCCCGGTTACGTTTCTTTCTATCTCACCAACAAAAAAACAGGGAGCGGTAGTCTGACTGAACAGACTGCCCGCGACGCACTACCTGCGGGCTTAGCAGCTGCAGCTGGCATAATGTCCGTTTTCCTTCTGTTGGCAATTCTGGTAGTTCCCTTCGCACATCTGCTCGCAGATTTTGTGCCGTTTCTTGAGTTGGTGGTAGGAGTTTCTGTTTTTGCACTTGGCCTCTCAATGCTGCTTGATTATAGCCTAGAACCTGTATTACAACCAATGCGGAAGATTTCCGGTTCAATAACGGCCAAGGTGGCCAGGATTACTCAGGGCTATCCTACGGCTGTGGCAGAGAGAGGGATTGGCAAAGTAACCGGAAGCGATTTCAGCTTTGCGCAGAGCCAGGATAGCGAATTGATAGGCCAGTACTGGTATGGTGTGGGGTATGGCTCTGCGTCTGCAGGATGTACAGCACCGGTCTTCATCGCCTTGATATTAGCCAGTATGAAATACACCTTTCTTGGTGCTTTACTGGTTTTTGGCCTGTATTCATTTTCAGCAGCCGCCCTGATGGTCGTGGTTACTCTCCTAGTTGCTTCGTCAGAGGACACTATTGTCAACCGGCTGCGCGCCTCGACTCACCAGATTCACAAGGTGGGTGGGTCTGTGATGGTGATTGTCGGGCTTTACCTCATCTGGTATTACGTCAAGACTAATCTGCTCTAG
- a CDS encoding GAF domain-containing protein — protein sequence MQSEIVIPIHADGEFVAQLDIDSHTHDPFSQDEVVFLQRLCTRLAQLWNET from the coding sequence GTGCAGTCGGAAATTGTCATTCCAATTCATGCCGACGGCGAGTTCGTCGCACAGCTCGATATCGACTCGCACACGCACGACCCTTTCTCGCAGGACGAGGTGGTATTCCTACAGCGGCTCTGCACGCGGCTGGCGCAGCTCTGGAACGAAACTTAA
- a CDS encoding SCO family protein: protein MNTNSSFRAMLLALVLTLTGCLHDTPSEENFWGVELPEETAADFTLVDQHGDNFSFGDTLGKVVVMTFVYTHCPDVCPAVTYQLTKLQEALGGDYGERVEILSITVDPERDTVEHLAQWAMMRNASWPHLTSSDAMPEMAMNSSVWGPYGIYVEKMLEDQEMEIAPADHSLVIMLPDNSTAAVEVPASAFDSAATMWNLTQKGLEELQLDYNYTGADSITNVSGHEANANWSWTLHAWNASSGGWEPAGANATEIPLTESAHAAWVPGNANTSQLPLPSAFTCDGHGWLMGEGSGMHCMCDEGYGWSGQDRLSCVLTEGAGGYGDYGISHSTILYIIDQQGRLKVAWPGLDWTYRDIHHDVALLLD, encoded by the coding sequence ATGAACACTAACTCTAGCTTTCGAGCCATGCTGCTAGCGCTGGTGCTGACGCTGACAGGTTGCCTACACGATACGCCTTCAGAGGAAAATTTTTGGGGCGTCGAACTACCTGAGGAGACGGCGGCCGACTTCACGCTGGTTGACCAACATGGTGACAATTTCAGCTTTGGTGACACCTTGGGCAAGGTGGTGGTGATGACATTTGTCTATACCCACTGTCCCGACGTCTGCCCTGCCGTCACCTACCAACTCACGAAATTGCAGGAAGCACTCGGTGGCGACTACGGTGAACGAGTGGAAATTCTCTCCATCACGGTCGACCCGGAGCGCGATACTGTCGAGCATCTTGCCCAGTGGGCCATGATGCGGAACGCCAGCTGGCCGCACCTCACATCTAGTGATGCCATGCCGGAGATGGCGATGAACAGTTCTGTATGGGGGCCGTACGGCATTTATGTTGAGAAGATGCTCGAGGACCAGGAAATGGAGATCGCGCCGGCGGACCACTCACTGGTAATCATGTTGCCCGACAACTCGACCGCTGCTGTAGAGGTTCCAGCGAGCGCGTTTGACTCCGCTGCCACGATGTGGAACCTGACCCAGAAGGGGCTAGAGGAGCTACAACTGGATTACAACTATACAGGAGCAGATTCCATTACCAACGTCTCCGGCCACGAAGCGAATGCCAACTGGTCTTGGACATTGCATGCCTGGAATGCTAGTAGTGGGGGTTGGGAACCAGCCGGCGCGAACGCCACGGAGATTCCGCTCACCGAATCCGCGCACGCCGCCTGGGTGCCTGGAAACGCCAATACCTCGCAGCTGCCACTGCCCAGCGCGTTCACCTGTGACGGTCATGGCTGGCTGATGGGTGAAGGCTCCGGAATGCACTGCATGTGCGATGAGGGATACGGCTGGTCCGGACAAGACAGGCTGTCATGCGTGCTGACGGAGGGAGCAGGTGGCTACGGTGACTACGGCATCAGCCACTCGACTATCCTTTACATTATCGACCAGCAGGGTCGGTTGAAGGTCGCGTGGCCAGGGCTAGATTGGACCTACCGCGACATCCACCACGACGTGGCGCTGCTGCTGGATTAA
- a CDS encoding peptidylprolyl isomerase, translating into MTTLTMCTSAGDISLKLYVNRAPQTTANFLKLVDKGFYNGLHFHRVIRDFMLQAGCPHSKDPRSPRAGTGGPGWQIKDEFHTQLKHDRPGLLSMANAGPNTGGSQFFLTTVATPWLDGKHAIFGEVTSGMDVVRKIETCKTGGGDRPANPKQIISVKRD; encoded by the coding sequence ATGACCACCCTCACAATGTGCACCAGCGCCGGCGACATCTCGCTGAAGCTTTACGTTAACCGCGCCCCGCAGACCACGGCCAACTTCCTGAAGCTGGTCGACAAGGGGTTCTACAACGGCCTCCATTTCCACCGCGTCATCCGCGATTTCATGCTACAGGCGGGCTGCCCCCACTCGAAAGACCCGCGCAGCCCACGCGCCGGGACCGGCGGCCCTGGCTGGCAAATCAAGGACGAGTTCCATACACAGCTGAAGCACGACCGCCCCGGGCTGCTGAGCATGGCCAACGCCGGCCCCAATACGGGCGGCAGCCAGTTCTTCCTGACGACCGTCGCGACCCCCTGGCTCGACGGTAAGCACGCCATCTTCGGCGAGGTTACTTCAGGGATGGACGTCGTACGAAAGATTGAGACGTGCAAGACCGGCGGGGGAGACCGACCGGCGAATCCAAAACAGATTATCTCGGTGAAGCGGGACTAA
- a CDS encoding methyltransferase domain-containing protein: MEDPVSTPDFWEACYHAGEDQWDLGQPTPLFERVAAELEPGRICLIGCGRGWDAVTFAKAGFTVTAIDFAEPAVLAARRNALAAGAEVTVLKEDIFDLPGELHGQFDYLLEYTCFCAVSPLRRFEYDRVAWQLLKPGGMLVGAFFPLDKPLAEGGPPWGVTISELHALFSLHWQLDREEAPEDSIEPRRGREVLQYWRKV; this comes from the coding sequence GTGGAGGACCCTGTCAGCACCCCCGATTTCTGGGAGGCCTGCTATCACGCCGGCGAAGACCAGTGGGACCTGGGCCAGCCGACGCCGCTGTTCGAGCGCGTCGCGGCGGAGCTCGAGCCGGGGCGCATCTGCCTCATTGGCTGCGGCCGCGGCTGGGACGCAGTCACCTTCGCGAAGGCGGGCTTCACCGTCACCGCCATCGACTTCGCCGAGCCGGCGGTGCTCGCGGCGCGCCGCAACGCGCTCGCGGCGGGCGCCGAGGTGACTGTCCTCAAGGAGGATATTTTTGACCTGCCCGGGGAGCTGCACGGACAGTTCGACTACCTGCTGGAATACACCTGCTTCTGCGCCGTCTCGCCGCTGCGTCGCTTCGAATACGACCGCGTCGCGTGGCAGCTGCTCAAGCCGGGCGGGATGCTCGTCGGCGCCTTCTTCCCGCTCGACAAGCCGCTCGCCGAGGGCGGCCCGCCGTGGGGCGTCACCATCAGCGAGCTGCACGCCCTCTTCTCGCTCCACTGGCAGCTTGACCGCGAGGAAGCCCCCGAAGACTCAATCGAGCCGCGGCGCGGCCGCGAAGTGCTGCAATACTGGCGGAAGGTCTAG
- a CDS encoding Zn-ribbon domain-containing OB-fold protein: MAVPRFWREMPVRYNLIGSHCTGCDMYHYPPRAMCSGCHRESLGKMEEHRFAGTGQIVANTVVYQPQQGYEMHGPYPMAIIEMDEGARITAQIVDVAPEMVKRGMRVEAVFRKLGEDSESGIIYYGTKFTPVDEPEEEDEESADSVEVEL, encoded by the coding sequence ATGGCGGTTCCCCGCTTCTGGCGCGAGATGCCGGTGCGCTACAACCTGATTGGTTCGCACTGCACCGGTTGCGACATGTATCACTACCCGCCGCGCGCGATGTGCTCCGGCTGCCACCGCGAGTCGCTCGGCAAGATGGAGGAGCACCGGTTCGCTGGCACCGGCCAGATAGTCGCGAACACCGTGGTCTACCAGCCGCAGCAGGGCTACGAGATGCACGGCCCCTACCCCATGGCAATTATTGAGATGGACGAAGGCGCACGCATAACAGCGCAGATTGTCGATGTCGCGCCAGAGATGGTGAAGCGCGGCATGCGCGTCGAGGCGGTCTTCCGCAAGCTGGGCGAGGACAGCGAGTCCGGCATCATCTACTACGGCACCAAGTTCACGCCGGTCGATGAGCCCGAGGAAGAGGACGAGGAATCGGCCGATTCGGTCGAAGTCGAGCTCTAG
- a CDS encoding thiolase domain-containing protein, with protein sequence MREVSIIGAGVTKFGELWDKSLRELGLMAGLEAIQDAGIGSSDIDALYVGNMAAGSLVQQEHVSALIADYCAMAGAHVPSTRIEGASASGGLALRQAYMAVAGGFIDVAVVGGAEKMTDVSDSESAHTLSMGADEEWESQQGATFASLHAMMAQAHMTEFGTTREMLSAVASKNHGHAALNPQAQFPFPIKPEAVSGSGLVSDPLRMLDCAPQSDGGAAVVLCASDRAKEFSKKPVSIIGSGQASDTLSLHHRASLSRMPAIGVAAERAFAHAGRKAADVSVAEIHDNFTISELIALEEIGLAERGSAGQLTLDGATALGGAIPVNTGGGLKARGHPPGATGVAQAVEIVQQLRGTAGERQVRGATLGLLENHGGTGATAVVHLLEMN encoded by the coding sequence ATGAGGGAAGTCTCGATTATCGGCGCCGGCGTCACCAAGTTCGGCGAACTGTGGGACAAGTCGCTGCGCGAGCTCGGCTTGATGGCGGGGCTGGAAGCAATCCAGGACGCCGGCATCGGCAGCAGCGATATCGACGCACTCTACGTCGGCAACATGGCGGCCGGTTCGCTGGTGCAGCAGGAGCACGTCTCGGCGCTGATTGCCGACTACTGCGCCATGGCTGGCGCGCACGTCCCGTCGACGCGCATCGAAGGCGCCTCCGCCTCGGGCGGGCTGGCGTTGCGGCAGGCGTACATGGCGGTCGCGGGCGGCTTCATCGACGTCGCGGTTGTTGGCGGCGCCGAGAAGATGACCGACGTCAGCGACTCGGAATCGGCGCACACGCTCTCGATGGGCGCCGACGAGGAGTGGGAATCGCAGCAGGGCGCAACCTTTGCGTCGCTGCACGCGATGATGGCACAGGCGCACATGACCGAGTTCGGGACGACGCGCGAGATGCTCTCGGCCGTCGCTTCGAAAAACCACGGCCACGCGGCATTGAACCCGCAGGCGCAATTTCCCTTCCCAATCAAGCCAGAAGCGGTCTCCGGCTCGGGGCTGGTTTCCGACCCGCTGCGGATGCTTGACTGTGCGCCGCAGAGTGACGGCGGCGCAGCGGTCGTGCTCTGCGCCAGCGACCGCGCCAAGGAATTTTCGAAGAAGCCAGTCTCGATTATCGGCTCGGGGCAGGCGTCCGACACGCTCAGCCTGCACCACCGCGCCAGCCTGAGCCGCATGCCGGCCATCGGCGTCGCTGCCGAGCGGGCGTTCGCGCACGCCGGTCGTAAGGCGGCCGACGTCAGCGTCGCCGAAATCCACGATAACTTCACCATCTCCGAGCTGATAGCGCTCGAGGAAATCGGCCTTGCCGAGCGCGGCTCCGCGGGGCAGCTGACGCTCGATGGTGCCACCGCCCTCGGGGGCGCCATCCCGGTCAACACCGGCGGCGGGCTGAAGGCGCGCGGTCACCCACCCGGCGCAACCGGCGTCGCGCAGGCGGTCGAAATCGTGCAGCAGCTGCGCGGCACCGCCGGCGAGCGGCAGGTCAGGGGCGCGACGCTCGGGCTGCTCGAGAACCACGGCGGGACCGGCGCGACGGCGGTGGTCCACCTGCTGGAGATGAACTGA
- a CDS encoding hydroxymethylglutaryl-CoA synthase encodes MNGIVSYGAYIPRYKIETTEIASVWGQDGSAMARNLNVYSKSVPGPDEDVITIAVESARTAMKRCGVTGQQVGAIYTGSESHPYAVKPSSTVVAEAVCATPHLTAADYEFACKAGTAAIQTCLGMVGDKQIDYGLAIGVDTSQAAPGDALEYSASAGGGAFLIGRDKVIAEINHTTSYTTDTPDFWRREGQQYPRHGGRFTGKPAYFRHVASCAQLTMKMAGTEAKDYQYIVTHQPNGKFPLRVAKALGFTPEQVETGLMTPRVGNTYSGAVFLGLAAVFDVAKPGDRILSIAYGSGAGSDGFDITITDHIEKLDRSVTVEQMISRMKIINYPTYAKYRGKIHMGSGG; translated from the coding sequence ATGAACGGAATCGTAAGCTACGGCGCGTATATTCCGCGCTACAAGATTGAGACCACCGAGATTGCCTCAGTGTGGGGCCAGGACGGTAGTGCCATGGCGCGCAACCTGAACGTCTACTCCAAGTCGGTCCCCGGGCCGGACGAGGACGTGATTACCATCGCGGTCGAGTCAGCCCGCACGGCAATGAAGCGCTGCGGCGTGACCGGCCAGCAGGTTGGCGCAATCTACACCGGGTCCGAGTCGCACCCCTATGCGGTCAAGCCCAGCTCGACCGTCGTGGCAGAGGCGGTCTGCGCGACGCCCCACCTGACAGCGGCCGACTACGAGTTCGCCTGCAAGGCGGGGACTGCCGCCATCCAGACCTGCCTCGGGATGGTGGGCGACAAACAGATTGACTACGGCCTCGCGATTGGCGTCGACACTTCGCAGGCGGCGCCGGGCGATGCGCTGGAATATTCCGCCTCGGCGGGCGGCGGCGCGTTCCTGATCGGGCGCGACAAGGTGATTGCCGAAATTAACCACACCACTTCCTACACGACCGACACCCCCGACTTCTGGCGGCGTGAGGGGCAGCAATACCCGCGCCACGGCGGCCGCTTCACTGGCAAGCCAGCCTACTTCCGGCACGTCGCCAGCTGCGCGCAGCTGACGATGAAGATGGCGGGAACCGAGGCGAAGGACTACCAGTATATCGTCACCCACCAGCCCAACGGCAAGTTCCCGCTGCGGGTCGCCAAGGCGCTGGGCTTCACCCCCGAACAGGTCGAGACGGGGCTGATGACGCCGCGCGTTGGCAACACCTACTCCGGCGCAGTCTTCCTTGGCCTCGCGGCGGTCTTTGATGTCGCGAAGCCGGGCGACCGCATCCTCTCCATCGCCTACGGCTCGGGCGCCGGCAGCGACGGGTTCGACATCACCATCACTGACCACATTGAGAAACTAGACCGCAGCGTTACCGTCGAGCAGATGATTAGCAGGATGAAAATAATCAACTATCCCACCTACGCCAAGTATCGCGGGAAAATCCACATGGGGTCGGGCGGATGA
- a CDS encoding transcriptional regulator — protein sequence MDAQLTRRMAGEIVVSDSPGETLRKWREIFQLSQKHLASLLGVNPSVVCDFEKGRRRSPGIGTVRRLVETMVSYDRAHGGRIVTNMEGQQGNSAITSIQEFAIGLPIASLVEAIGGKVLAGEEELERPIYGYTIVDALRAITTFSGANFGQMYGWSNERALFFTGVKFGRSPMIAVRAHPVKPRLVCYIQPGSVDKLAAKLAEMERIVLVSTELSLGQVQAGLEKL from the coding sequence GTGGACGCCCAGCTGACCCGCCGTATGGCGGGCGAAATCGTGGTCTCGGACAGCCCCGGCGAGACGCTCCGCAAGTGGCGTGAAATCTTCCAGCTTTCGCAAAAACATCTGGCGAGCCTCCTCGGAGTGAACCCGAGCGTGGTGTGCGATTTCGAGAAGGGGCGCCGCCGCTCGCCCGGAATCGGGACCGTGCGGCGACTGGTCGAAACCATGGTGAGCTACGACCGCGCGCATGGTGGCCGCATCGTTACCAACATGGAGGGGCAACAGGGCAACTCGGCCATCACCAGCATCCAGGAATTCGCTATCGGGCTGCCGATTGCGAGCCTTGTCGAGGCGATTGGGGGCAAGGTGCTCGCCGGGGAGGAGGAGCTGGAGCGGCCCATCTACGGCTATACCATTGTTGACGCGCTGCGTGCAATTACCACTTTCTCGGGCGCCAACTTCGGGCAAATGTATGGCTGGTCGAACGAGCGTGCGCTCTTCTTCACGGGAGTCAAGTTCGGCCGCTCGCCAATGATTGCGGTGCGGGCGCACCCGGTCAAGCCGCGGCTGGTCTGTTACATCCAGCCCGGCAGCGTTGACAAACTGGCTGCGAAGCTGGCAGAAATGGAGCGTATCGTACTCGTCAGTACCGAACTTTCCCTCGGGCAGGTTCAGGCAGGACTGGAGAAATTATGA
- a CDS encoding arginine decarboxylase, pyruvoyl-dependent, which produces MPRSVFTPHSLFLTRGTGTHREKLASFELALREAGIECYNLVSVSSILPPRCEFVEPAAGASLLQPGQVVPVVMARSDSNLPGTQVCSGVGVAVPRNRDHYGYLSEHHATGMGEQEMEDYVEDLAAEMLATTYGIEFDPDASWDEKREIWSIDNRIVRTRSVNQVATVGENGFWTTTVAAAVLVL; this is translated from the coding sequence GTGCCCCGCTCCGTCTTCACGCCGCACTCGCTTTTCCTGACCCGTGGCACCGGCACTCATCGCGAGAAGCTCGCTTCGTTCGAGCTGGCGCTGCGTGAGGCGGGCATCGAGTGCTACAACCTCGTCTCGGTCTCCTCCATCCTGCCGCCACGCTGCGAATTTGTCGAGCCGGCGGCTGGAGCAAGTTTGCTCCAGCCGGGGCAGGTGGTGCCGGTCGTCATGGCGCGCAGCGACAGTAACCTGCCGGGAACGCAGGTCTGCTCGGGTGTCGGCGTCGCGGTTCCGCGCAACCGCGACCACTACGGCTACCTCTCCGAGCACCACGCCACCGGCATGGGCGAGCAGGAGATGGAGGATTATGTCGAGGACCTCGCCGCCGAGATGCTCGCGACTACCTACGGTATCGAGTTCGACCCTGACGCGTCGTGGGATGAAAAACGTGAAATCTGGAGCATCGACAACCGCATCGTGCGCACCCGTTCAGTGAACCAGGTCGCGACCGTTGGCGAGAATGGTTTCTGGACCACGACCGTCGCTGCGGCGGTGCTGGTACTCTGA
- a CDS encoding DUF5711 family protein: MAEARTLWTYRDKSPITAMAVGSEGEFCAIGSRQGGVTFLGPDGRQLWRMQEIPDIRDISLAGNARAVLVASGDNAIHYLDRRGREIWNRTTSHAATSVGVSNRADLVVVGTRRGNLSAYDRTGKLLWEHQPGGTDFRINDIVISANGHYVVVGTDYMHIYLYDAKGNVLWATETTGKVLEACVSNNGDYIGYMTDDQRIYFAVKNSRVIWEYHFNRQPFWIDMASTADFLVVGESLRKVSVFTKSGRRAWSFELPDGSPVGRMARSGGHVLVGSRQGGATMLGIEAFLGKLLRQSQRQVERARGEGLDTSEADQLLYAAKRALADGSHQEFLETVGKANAAAQEAPLARKQEKASVTGVGGDSNACGSCGTGNPSGFQFCGGCGQKLAFSCAGCGTPAQPGFKFCGNCGHTL; encoded by the coding sequence ATGGCCGAGGCGCGCACTCTCTGGACATACCGGGACAAGTCGCCAATTACCGCTATGGCGGTCGGCAGCGAGGGGGAGTTCTGCGCTATCGGCAGCCGGCAGGGCGGAGTCACGTTCCTTGGGCCTGATGGCCGGCAACTCTGGCGGATGCAGGAAATCCCCGACATCCGCGACATCTCGCTCGCCGGCAACGCCCGCGCGGTACTGGTTGCCAGCGGCGACAACGCCATTCACTACCTCGACCGGCGCGGTCGCGAAATCTGGAACCGCACCACTAGTCACGCCGCAACCTCGGTCGGCGTCTCCAATCGCGCCGACCTCGTGGTCGTCGGCACCCGCCGCGGGAACCTCTCGGCCTACGACCGCACCGGCAAACTTCTCTGGGAACACCAGCCGGGCGGGACCGACTTCCGCATCAATGACATCGTCATCTCGGCCAACGGCCACTACGTCGTGGTCGGGACCGACTACATGCACATCTACCTCTATGACGCCAAGGGGAACGTTCTGTGGGCTACCGAGACCACCGGCAAGGTGCTCGAGGCGTGCGTCAGCAACAACGGCGACTACATCGGCTACATGACCGACGACCAGCGCATTTACTTCGCGGTCAAGAACTCGCGCGTCATCTGGGAATACCACTTCAACCGGCAGCCGTTCTGGATTGACATGGCCTCGACCGCCGACTTCCTCGTCGTCGGCGAGTCCCTGCGCAAGGTCTCGGTCTTTACCAAGTCGGGACGCCGCGCCTGGAGCTTCGAGCTTCCTGACGGCAGCCCGGTTGGCCGCATGGCGCGCAGCGGCGGCCACGTGCTGGTCGGCAGCCGGCAGGGGGGCGCCACAATGCTCGGCATCGAAGCGTTCCTCGGGAAGTTGCTGCGGCAGTCGCAGCGACAGGTCGAGCGGGCGCGCGGTGAAGGACTTGACACGTCCGAAGCAGACCAGTTGCTCTACGCCGCCAAGCGCGCGCTCGCGGACGGTTCGCATCAGGAATTCCTTGAAACTGTCGGTAAAGCCAATGCCGCCGCTCAGGAGGCGCCGCTGGCGCGCAAGCAGGAGAAGGCGTCAGTTACGGGAGTGGGAGGCGACAGCAACGCCTGCGGGAGCTGCGGGACGGGCAATCCTTCCGGCTTCCAGTTCTGCGGTGGCTGCGGCCAGAAACTGGCGTTCAGCTGCGCCGGCTGCGGGACGCCGGCGCAGCCCGGGTTCAAGTTCTGCGGCAACTGCGGGCATACACTATGA